Proteins from a single region of Scleropages formosus chromosome 22, fSclFor1.1, whole genome shotgun sequence:
- the LOC108918291 gene encoding transcription factor Sp5-like has translation MAALALPRTDHFLHSFLQDRTPSSSPDSSTHTLSFLASACGQARQVGSSVDIEGPQFPYEGAVSSTSGMFQLWSNDVAPTSGLGAHQMALTMPKVQFPSHVQTSLGSHSHHHHHHHHHHHELPLTPPAEPPASYSFDLSPVKVLSSQVQANSSYYHQHSSVSQSFPSLLQNSSNRHHLAGSHVEEGQQWWSLPQTNGNPPGHPFTLGRQLVLGHQPQIAALLQGSSKGLLSSTRRCRRCKCPNCQASSSGLASQPTEELGKKRLHICHIPECGKVYKKTSHLKAHLRWHAGERPFVCNWLFCGKSFTRSDELQRHLRTHTGEKRFGCSQCGKRFMRSDHLAKHVKTHQNRKGRSSQHAQSPHSGALLRHIKKE, from the exons atggCTGCGCTCGCCTTGCCCAGGACCGATCATTTCCTGCACTCCTTCTTACAG GATCGTACCCCCAGTTCTTCTCCAGACAGTAGCACCCACACGCTCTCCTTCCTGGCCTCCGCCTGTGGCCAGGCCCGGCAGGTGGGCAGCAGCGTGGACATCGAGGGACCCCAGTTTCCATATGAAGGGGCTGTCAGCTCAACATCTGGGATGTTTCAGCTTTGGAGCAACGATGTGGCACCAACCTCTGGCCTCGGTGCCCACCAGATGGCCCTAACTATGCCCAAAGTTCAGTTTCCAAGTCATGTCCAGACCAGCCTGGGGTCACAttctcaccaccaccaccaccaccaccatcaccaccatgAACTGCCtcttacaccacctgctgagccaccagCCTCCTactcctttgacctctcccctGTCAAAGTGCTGTCCTCTCAGGTACAAGCCAACAGCTCCTACTACcatcagcacagcagtgtgAGCCAGAGTTTCCCCAGCCTGCTCCAGAACTCCTCCAACAGGCACCACCTTGCTGGGAGCCACGTAGAGGAGGGCCAACAATGGTGGAGTCTCCCGCAGACCAATGGCAATCCCCCGGGCCACCCCTTCACACTGGGGAGACAACTGGTCCTCGGGCACCAGCCTCAGATTGCAGCCCTTCTTCAGGGTAGCTCAAAGGGACTCTTGAGCTCAACGCGCCGCTGCAGGAGGTGCAAGTGTCCCAACTGCCAGGCCTCCAGCAGTGGCCTGGCCAGCCAGCCTACTGAGGAGCTGGGCAAGAAGAGACTACACATCTGCCACATCCCTGAGTGTGGAAAGGTGTACAAGAAGACCTCCCACCTGAAGGCACACCTACGCTGGCATGCCGGGGAGCGGCCCTTTGTCTGCAACTGGCTCTTCTGTGGCAAGAGCTTCACCCGCTCTGATGAGCTGCAACGCCACCTGAGGACGCACACCGGGGAGAAGCGCTTTGGCTGCTCTCAGTGTGGCAAGAGGTTCATGAGGAGTGACCACTTGGCCAAGCATGTCAAGACTCACCAGAACCGCAAGGGCAGGAGCAGCCAGCACGCTCAGTCCCCGCACTCTGGTGCTTTGCTCAGGCATATCAAGAAAGAGTAA
- the arhgef25b gene encoding rho guanine nucleotide exchange factor 25 isoform X2 gives MRHSSSDAMWESYSVAGSEGSISTSVASLPPQASGGSDPGSPGSRRSVSTLKKWLTNPVRKLSSGASGVGKGERQVRRLEDKPPSRLHSLGTPGEQGEHCTAPPTADKELEWKDSSRHPDDSQGNPLCDSYLCELLQTGDTESLTQQNQESSNQLTDEDGFPMMDDASSQSSTVLDAEEEKKSALEKSIYVLKELIETEKLYVNDLGLIVEGYIATMNEKGVPDDMKGKDKIVFGNIHQIFDWHKDYFLGELEKCVAEPERLAQLFIKHERRLHMYVVYCQNKPKSEHIVSEYIETYFEELRQQLGHRLQLNDLLIKPVQRIMKYQLLLKDFLKYYTKAGMDTTELEKAVEVMCFVPKRCNDMMNVGRLQGFEGKITAQGKLLQQDTFMVTEQDNSFLSRAKERRVFLFEQLVIFSEPIDRKKGFSLPGYIFKNSIKVSCLGVESCVDGDPCRFALTSRGADGNAVRFTLQAASAEISRAWVSDVGQILETQRNFLNALQSPIEYQRRESKSNSLGRAIRAPVPTTSLRPHSSASIDRQRMPCLRSYNTSLPALYLPSQGPPEGVSLQEGPCRSVVSSLNNRTVSPAQIHLAFPEQSDAIPGVSNGLCNPADPNTQRADEGCMKAITGDLVPCSSGPSATQWPNNLAQLDEDDL, from the exons AGTCATATTCCGTGGCAGGCAGCGAGGGCAGCATCTCCACCTCCGTGGCCTCCCTGCCCCCCCAGGCCTCAGGTGGTTCCGACCCCGGCTCCCCTGGCTCCCGCCGTTCTGTCAGCACTCTGAAGAAGTGGCTCACAAATCCGGTGCGCAAACTCAGTTCGGGGGCCAGTGGGGTGGGCAAAGGTGAGCGGCAGGTCCGCCGGCTGGAAGACAAGCCTCCGTCCCGCCTGCACAGCCTGGGGACCCCCGGGGAACAGGGGGAGCACTGTACCGCCCCTCCCACAGCAGACAAGGAGCTG GAATGGAAAGACAGCTCAAGGCACCCTGACGACTCACAAGGGAACCCCCTGTGTGACAGCTACCTTTGTGAACTGCTGCAGACTGGGGACACGGAGTCCCTGACACAG CAAAACCAGGAATCCTCCAATCAGCTCACAGATGAAGATGGCTTTCCCATGATGGATGATGCATCCAGCCAATCATCAACCGTACTGGACgctgaagaagagaagaagagtgCCTTAGAAAAGAGCAT CTACGTGCTGAAGGAGCTGATAGAGACGGAGAAGCTTTACGTGAACGACCTCGGGCTCATTGTGGAG GGCTACATTGCCACAATGAATGAGAAGGGAGTGCCGGACGACATGAAGGGGAAGGATAAGATTGTGTTTGGAAACATTCACCAGATCTTTGACTGGCATAAAGA CTACTTCCTGGGGGAGCTGGAGAAGTGTGTGGCTGAGCCCGAGAGACTGGCGCAGCTTTTCATCAAGCAC GAGAGGCGCCTACACATGTACGTGGTGTACTGTCAGAACAAGCCCAAGTCTGAGCACATCGTGTCAGAGTACATTGAGACTTACTTCGAA GAGCTGAGGCAGCAGCTCGGACACCGACTGCAGCTAAATGATCTGCTCATCAAACCCGTGCAAAGGATCATGAAGTACCAGCTGCTGCTCAAG GACTTCCTAAAGTACTATACAAAGGCTGGAATGGACACGACAGAATTAGAG AAAGCTGTGGAAGTGATGTGCTTTGTACCCAAACGCTGCAATGACATGATGAATGTGGGAAGGCTACAAGGTTTTGAG GGAAAGATCACAGCTCAAGGAAAATTACTTCAGCAGGACACATTTATGGTAACTGAGCAAGACAACAGCTTCCTATCTCGTGCCAAGGAGAGGAGGGTCTTCCTGTTTGAGCAGCTGGTCATCTTCAGTGAGCCAATAGACAGGAAAAAAGGCTTCTCTCTTCCAGGATATATCTTCAAAAACAGCATCAAG GTAAGCTGTCTTGGAGTGGAGAGCTGTGTCGACGGAGACCCCTGCCGTTTCGCATTGACGTCCCGCGGGGCTGATGGAAATGCAGTGCGCTTCACCCTGCAGGCGGCCTCAGCTGAAATCTCCAGGGCCTGGGTGAGCGACGTGGGCCAGATCCTTGAGACGCAGCGCAACTTCCTGAACG CCCTGCAGTCACCTATTGAGTACCAGCGGCGTGAAAGCAAGTCCAACAGTCTGGGCCGGGCCATACGGGCCCCAGTACCCACCACATCCCTACGACCCCACTCCTCCGCCTCTATTGATCGGCAGCGAATGCCCTGTCTGCGCTCTTACAACACTTCCTTGCCCGCCCTTTACCTCCCCAGCCAGGGCCCTCCGGAGGGGGTCTCACTGCAAGAG GGTCCGTGCCGCTCTGTAGTATCCAGTCTGAACAACCGGACAGTGTCTCCTGCCCAGATCCACCTGGCCTTCCCTGAGCAGTCCGATGCAATCCCAGGAGTATCCAATGGGTTGTGTAACCCTGCAGACCCCAATACACAG AGAGCTGATGAAGGGTGTATGAAAGCCATCACAGGGGATCTGGTGCCCTGCTCATCTGGCCCATCTGCGACCCAGTGGCCCAACAACCTGGCACAGCTCGACGAGGATGACCTGTGA
- the arhgef25b gene encoding rho guanine nucleotide exchange factor 25 isoform X1 produces MKGGHHHRGCACQHLFRKVLAKCGCCYARVRESYSVAGSEGSISTSVASLPPQASGGSDPGSPGSRRSVSTLKKWLTNPVRKLSSGASGVGKGERQVRRLEDKPPSRLHSLGTPGEQGEHCTAPPTADKELEWKDSSRHPDDSQGNPLCDSYLCELLQTGDTESLTQQNQESSNQLTDEDGFPMMDDASSQSSTVLDAEEEKKSALEKSIYVLKELIETEKLYVNDLGLIVEGYIATMNEKGVPDDMKGKDKIVFGNIHQIFDWHKDYFLGELEKCVAEPERLAQLFIKHERRLHMYVVYCQNKPKSEHIVSEYIETYFEELRQQLGHRLQLNDLLIKPVQRIMKYQLLLKDFLKYYTKAGMDTTELEKAVEVMCFVPKRCNDMMNVGRLQGFEGKITAQGKLLQQDTFMVTEQDNSFLSRAKERRVFLFEQLVIFSEPIDRKKGFSLPGYIFKNSIKVSCLGVESCVDGDPCRFALTSRGADGNAVRFTLQAASAEISRAWVSDVGQILETQRNFLNALQSPIEYQRRESKSNSLGRAIRAPVPTTSLRPHSSASIDRQRMPCLRSYNTSLPALYLPSQGPPEGVSLQEGPCRSVVSSLNNRTVSPAQIHLAFPEQSDAIPGVSNGLCNPADPNTQRADEGCMKAITGDLVPCSSGPSATQWPNNLAQLDEDDL; encoded by the exons AGTCATATTCCGTGGCAGGCAGCGAGGGCAGCATCTCCACCTCCGTGGCCTCCCTGCCCCCCCAGGCCTCAGGTGGTTCCGACCCCGGCTCCCCTGGCTCCCGCCGTTCTGTCAGCACTCTGAAGAAGTGGCTCACAAATCCGGTGCGCAAACTCAGTTCGGGGGCCAGTGGGGTGGGCAAAGGTGAGCGGCAGGTCCGCCGGCTGGAAGACAAGCCTCCGTCCCGCCTGCACAGCCTGGGGACCCCCGGGGAACAGGGGGAGCACTGTACCGCCCCTCCCACAGCAGACAAGGAGCTG GAATGGAAAGACAGCTCAAGGCACCCTGACGACTCACAAGGGAACCCCCTGTGTGACAGCTACCTTTGTGAACTGCTGCAGACTGGGGACACGGAGTCCCTGACACAG CAAAACCAGGAATCCTCCAATCAGCTCACAGATGAAGATGGCTTTCCCATGATGGATGATGCATCCAGCCAATCATCAACCGTACTGGACgctgaagaagagaagaagagtgCCTTAGAAAAGAGCAT CTACGTGCTGAAGGAGCTGATAGAGACGGAGAAGCTTTACGTGAACGACCTCGGGCTCATTGTGGAG GGCTACATTGCCACAATGAATGAGAAGGGAGTGCCGGACGACATGAAGGGGAAGGATAAGATTGTGTTTGGAAACATTCACCAGATCTTTGACTGGCATAAAGA CTACTTCCTGGGGGAGCTGGAGAAGTGTGTGGCTGAGCCCGAGAGACTGGCGCAGCTTTTCATCAAGCAC GAGAGGCGCCTACACATGTACGTGGTGTACTGTCAGAACAAGCCCAAGTCTGAGCACATCGTGTCAGAGTACATTGAGACTTACTTCGAA GAGCTGAGGCAGCAGCTCGGACACCGACTGCAGCTAAATGATCTGCTCATCAAACCCGTGCAAAGGATCATGAAGTACCAGCTGCTGCTCAAG GACTTCCTAAAGTACTATACAAAGGCTGGAATGGACACGACAGAATTAGAG AAAGCTGTGGAAGTGATGTGCTTTGTACCCAAACGCTGCAATGACATGATGAATGTGGGAAGGCTACAAGGTTTTGAG GGAAAGATCACAGCTCAAGGAAAATTACTTCAGCAGGACACATTTATGGTAACTGAGCAAGACAACAGCTTCCTATCTCGTGCCAAGGAGAGGAGGGTCTTCCTGTTTGAGCAGCTGGTCATCTTCAGTGAGCCAATAGACAGGAAAAAAGGCTTCTCTCTTCCAGGATATATCTTCAAAAACAGCATCAAG GTAAGCTGTCTTGGAGTGGAGAGCTGTGTCGACGGAGACCCCTGCCGTTTCGCATTGACGTCCCGCGGGGCTGATGGAAATGCAGTGCGCTTCACCCTGCAGGCGGCCTCAGCTGAAATCTCCAGGGCCTGGGTGAGCGACGTGGGCCAGATCCTTGAGACGCAGCGCAACTTCCTGAACG CCCTGCAGTCACCTATTGAGTACCAGCGGCGTGAAAGCAAGTCCAACAGTCTGGGCCGGGCCATACGGGCCCCAGTACCCACCACATCCCTACGACCCCACTCCTCCGCCTCTATTGATCGGCAGCGAATGCCCTGTCTGCGCTCTTACAACACTTCCTTGCCCGCCCTTTACCTCCCCAGCCAGGGCCCTCCGGAGGGGGTCTCACTGCAAGAG GGTCCGTGCCGCTCTGTAGTATCCAGTCTGAACAACCGGACAGTGTCTCCTGCCCAGATCCACCTGGCCTTCCCTGAGCAGTCCGATGCAATCCCAGGAGTATCCAATGGGTTGTGTAACCCTGCAGACCCCAATACACAG AGAGCTGATGAAGGGTGTATGAAAGCCATCACAGGGGATCTGGTGCCCTGCTCATCTGGCCCATCTGCGACCCAGTGGCCCAACAACCTGGCACAGCTCGACGAGGATGACCTGTGA
- the arhgef25b gene encoding rho guanine nucleotide exchange factor 25 isoform X3, with product MKGGHHHRGCACQHLFRKVLAKCGCCYARVRESYSVAGSEGSISTSVASLPPQASGGSDPGSPGSRRSVSTLKKWLTNPVRKLSSGASGVGKGERQVRRLEDKPPSRLHSLGTPGEQGEHCTAPPTADKELEWKDSSRHPDDSQGNPLCDSYLCELLQTGDTESLTQQNQESSNQLTDEDGFPMMDDASSQSSTVLDAEEEKKSALEKSIYVLKELIETEKLYVNDLGLIVEGYIATMNEKGVPDDMKGKDKIVFGNIHQIFDWHKDYFLGELEKCVAEPERLAQLFIKHERRLHMYVVYCQNKPKSEHIVSEYIETYFEELRQQLGHRLQLNDLLIKPVQRIMKYQLLLKDFLKYYTKAGMDTTELEKAVEVMCFVPKRCNDMMNVGRLQGFEGKITAQGKLLQQDTFMVTEQDNSFLSRAKERRVFLFEQLVIFSEPIDRKKGFSLPGYIFKNSIKVSCLGVESCVDGDPCRFALTSRGADGNAVRFTLQAASAEISRAWPCSHLLSTSGVKASPTVWAGPYGPQYPPHPYDPTPPPLLIGSECPVCALTTLPCPPFTSPARALRRGSHCKRVRAAL from the exons AGTCATATTCCGTGGCAGGCAGCGAGGGCAGCATCTCCACCTCCGTGGCCTCCCTGCCCCCCCAGGCCTCAGGTGGTTCCGACCCCGGCTCCCCTGGCTCCCGCCGTTCTGTCAGCACTCTGAAGAAGTGGCTCACAAATCCGGTGCGCAAACTCAGTTCGGGGGCCAGTGGGGTGGGCAAAGGTGAGCGGCAGGTCCGCCGGCTGGAAGACAAGCCTCCGTCCCGCCTGCACAGCCTGGGGACCCCCGGGGAACAGGGGGAGCACTGTACCGCCCCTCCCACAGCAGACAAGGAGCTG GAATGGAAAGACAGCTCAAGGCACCCTGACGACTCACAAGGGAACCCCCTGTGTGACAGCTACCTTTGTGAACTGCTGCAGACTGGGGACACGGAGTCCCTGACACAG CAAAACCAGGAATCCTCCAATCAGCTCACAGATGAAGATGGCTTTCCCATGATGGATGATGCATCCAGCCAATCATCAACCGTACTGGACgctgaagaagagaagaagagtgCCTTAGAAAAGAGCAT CTACGTGCTGAAGGAGCTGATAGAGACGGAGAAGCTTTACGTGAACGACCTCGGGCTCATTGTGGAG GGCTACATTGCCACAATGAATGAGAAGGGAGTGCCGGACGACATGAAGGGGAAGGATAAGATTGTGTTTGGAAACATTCACCAGATCTTTGACTGGCATAAAGA CTACTTCCTGGGGGAGCTGGAGAAGTGTGTGGCTGAGCCCGAGAGACTGGCGCAGCTTTTCATCAAGCAC GAGAGGCGCCTACACATGTACGTGGTGTACTGTCAGAACAAGCCCAAGTCTGAGCACATCGTGTCAGAGTACATTGAGACTTACTTCGAA GAGCTGAGGCAGCAGCTCGGACACCGACTGCAGCTAAATGATCTGCTCATCAAACCCGTGCAAAGGATCATGAAGTACCAGCTGCTGCTCAAG GACTTCCTAAAGTACTATACAAAGGCTGGAATGGACACGACAGAATTAGAG AAAGCTGTGGAAGTGATGTGCTTTGTACCCAAACGCTGCAATGACATGATGAATGTGGGAAGGCTACAAGGTTTTGAG GGAAAGATCACAGCTCAAGGAAAATTACTTCAGCAGGACACATTTATGGTAACTGAGCAAGACAACAGCTTCCTATCTCGTGCCAAGGAGAGGAGGGTCTTCCTGTTTGAGCAGCTGGTCATCTTCAGTGAGCCAATAGACAGGAAAAAAGGCTTCTCTCTTCCAGGATATATCTTCAAAAACAGCATCAAG GTAAGCTGTCTTGGAGTGGAGAGCTGTGTCGACGGAGACCCCTGCCGTTTCGCATTGACGTCCCGCGGGGCTGATGGAAATGCAGTGCGCTTCACCCTGCAGGCGGCCTCAGCTGAAATCTCCAGGGCCTGG CCCTGCAGTCACCTATTGAGTACCAGCGGCGTGAAAGCAAGTCCAACAGTCTGGGCCGGGCCATACGGGCCCCAGTACCCACCACATCCCTACGACCCCACTCCTCCGCCTCTATTGATCGGCAGCGAATGCCCTGTCTGCGCTCTTACAACACTTCCTTGCCCGCCCTTTACCTCCCCAGCCAGGGCCCTCCGGAGGGGGTCTCACTGCAAGAG GGTCCGTGCCGCTCTGTAG